In the genome of Natronorubrum daqingense, the window ATGGGGGGTTGTTCGAGGGCGGCGATTCCGACGGCGAGACACAGGAGTACGCCGCCGAGGTCGAGTGCCGTCGATCGCGATCGAGAGAAGCCGAACGCGAACGCGGCGAAGCCGGCGACTGCAACCGGGATTGCCCTGAACGAGCCACTCGCAGCGATCGCCGAAACGAGGGTTGCGACGAGCGAAACGGTCTGTAACGCGACGGTCGGTCGTCGCGTAATCGCGTCGTCGTCCGTCATCGTCGCCCCCTCGAGTATCGTGCGAGCGCCGCATCTAGAGATTCGTCGTCGGGCCAGTCAACGACCGGAATGCCCGCTCGCTGGAGGTCGAGTCGTCTGATCGATCGGGCGACACTCGAGAGTTGCTCTCCGGCGGTTCGGTCGGCCGTCGGATCGGGACTGACGACGGTCACCTGGTGGCCGTGGGCCTCGAGGGTGCGCGCGAGTTTTGCCGCCTCGAAGTCCAGAAGCGGCGTCAACAGAACGAGTTGACTGTCGGCGGGCAGCCGACGGCGAAGCGACCGAAGTTGGCGTCGCCATCGACACTCAGCGGTCGGCGGGCGGGTGTCGAATTGGGGGTGCGTCGCGAGTTGCGAGCGAAAGCGCGCCTCGTGATGGCGACCCGAGCCCGGTGGGAGCCAACACGCATCGACTCCATTCGAGTCGACGCCGTCTCGAGCGACGGGACCGATCGCGGCGAGCCCGACAGTGTGATCCGTATCGAAGAGCGTCGCCCCGATTCTGCCAGCGGCATCGACTGCTCGGTCGACGGCGTGGGCCGTGTCCGCCTCCGGTGCTCGGTAAGACGCTTTACGCGCGTCGACCAGAACCACGACACGAGCCGCGCGTTCTTCGTGAAACTCGAGCGTCGCGAGGTCGCCCGTCTTCGCTCGCCGCTTCCAGTCGATTCGGGCGAGCGAATCGCCGCTTCGGTACTCTCTGACGGAGTGGATCGTCGTTCCAGTCCCCCCTTTTGCAGTTCGTATTCGCCCAGTAGCGGTCGTCGTCTCGTTTCGAAGTGGAATCTGCGTGGCGAGCGGACGCATCGATGGCTCGCTGGTGAGCGTCGTCTCCGCGAACAGTGAACACTCGAGTTCCGTCGACCGGGACAGGTCACGAACGAACACGAGCGCCGGGTCGAACGTGTGTCGCCCCCGTCGAGCGGTCACGGTGTACTTGTGAACGAGTGATTCTCCCGGCCTGAAAGCGGTACCGAGTCGACTCGAGCCGCCCGTTACGGCCAGCCCGTCGGGGACGCCGTCGACGAATCGAAGATCCGGAACGAATCCGTCGCTTTCGTTCGTAATCGTGAGCGAAACCGTCACGTCGTCGCCGGGTTCGGGATCGTCGTCGCTGAGCGTTCGCTCGAGCGCCAGATCGGGTCTCGTGGGCTCGAGCGCGCGAGCGAAGCCGGCATAGCCGATCCCGACGACGCCGGCGAGGACGAGTGCGGGTGCATCGGCGAGGGCTCCGCTGCCGACGGCGAGCAGTGCGATCGCACCGACACCCATCCAGTGATTAGTCGGGTGGCGACGGTGCTGGACGAGACCCTCAGAGTCGGCAGTTGCGTGAACCGATGTCGTGAATTCGTCGCTCGAGAGCGAGTTGGTCGCCGACGACGATGACCACTCGAAGGTGGGTAGTGACTCCTCCCTACGGAGCGTTCCCCTATCGTCTTCGAGTGGATCGGCATCCCGAAGTGCGACGATCGCCGCGACCGTGTGTCGAACGCCGAGTCGAAACGGACTCTCGACGCTCCGAGTGACGACGGACTCGAGTCGCGTTCGAATCGACCGACTCGGCAACTCCTGGGGCGATTTGAGGAAGTCCGTCGCGATCTGATTCGACGACCAGGTCCCATTCGCGACTCGTGTGGCAGCCTCGTCCGTCGAGAGTCCTCGAAAGCGAGTCAAGCTAGTGACGGCAGCGCCACGTAAGCCAGCCGTAATGCGAGGACCGAGGTCCGTGGACCCGCTCATCAGCGCACGGAAGTCGGTGAGGACCGTCGAGATGGAGTGGCCGGGAGTCGGAACGGTGAGTCGGCGCTCCGGATCGGGTGTCTCAGTGTGACTTCGCGAATCGTAGCCTCGAGAGAGTATCGAGAGACCGAGTATGACGGTGGCAACTCCGACGAGGACGATCGTCTCGTCCGTCAGCCCGAACCCCGGTGAGTCGACGACGATGGCACCGACTCCGAGGAGGAACGTCGCGACGCCGAGTGCCGTCGTGATGGATTGTCTCCTCACGACAGCTCACCTCGTCCACCACGGGTGTCAGCTCCCTCGCGTTCGTCGGCGTACTCGGCTTCGATCCGCCGGAGTACCTCGATCGCTCGGCGTTCTCGAGTCTGCGTCGTCGCTTCGCCGCCGTATCTGACGTCCTCGAACAATCGAGTTAGTTCGTCGACATCGTCTCGATCCAATCCGGCATCGGTGGCTGCACGAGCGAATTCGCGCGGCGTGCTCGAGGCCGGCCGGTCGACCTCGAGGAATTCGGTCATCTCTCTCCACGCGCGGTAGACCTCGTTGTCGAACTCGTCGGCCGACTCGAGTCGGTCGGCCGCCACGCCTGCGGCGGTTCCGACGGCAGCGCTCACGTCCGCCGGAGACTCGGCGTCGGTCGGGGAATTTGCGTCGAGTCCGGAACGTTCCGACTCAGAGCGTCCGCGCGTGAGGAACACGCCGCCGAGGAAGATAGCCGTGAGCAACGCGAGCGTGACGAGCAACGGTCCGGGAGAGATGGTGGTATCGGTGTCCGCCGAACCCGACGTCCCGTCGGATTCGTCATCACCACCCGCCAGTACCTCTTCCATCGGTTCGACCTCACTCCCGGAAACGGAGACGAACTGAAGGAGCGTATACACGATTACTACGAGAAGAAACACGGCGAGTAGCGTGATCGCGACGATTTTGACGGCTTCCCGTCTGTGTGCGAGAAAGTACCAGACGACTGCGATTGCCAACACGATGAGAACGGCATAGATCAGGTACTCGAGAAACGGTGGAACCCCACCGTCACCAGCCGATCCGGGAGTCATCGGCTGACCGGTACCCTCGCCGTCTCCGGGGTCACTTCCGGACCCCGACCCGTCGCTCCCGGACTCGAGCGGTGTGCGAATCGTCGCAGCGACGAGCGCGGTTGCGACGATGGCACAGCACGCGATTGCAATCCGACGGATCGAGAGAGAGTCTGTCACTTGATGTCCCCACGCTGTCGTTGTCGCTATCGTGTCGTCGGACGATAATAAATCGATGCGATTGCACTCTTGCCTGTAACACCGGTAATCCATCGAATCGGATCGGACGATTCATAGGGTGTGCTGTGATACCACGGCGGAAGGATCAACGGCGAAACACGGGTCAAACTACCAGAGCGAGGTTACCCGGACGTCGCTACCTTTCGTTGCGCTTAAGTACCCGTCGGCGGTAGGTTTGGCTGCAATACGTGTAGGGGTGCAGTCCCCGAGTCCGTGAGGGCGATGATAGATCACGGTGTTGTGGTAGCCAAGCGGCCCAAGGCGCATGGTTGCTAACCATGTGGCGTCAAGCCTCCGGGGTTCAAATCCCCGCCACAACGTCGGATATGCTGGCGACACGACGTCAGTAATCACTACACCGGCGACTTTCGCCGGTCGGTTTGCAACGCGCGCATACCAGACAGACATACACGACACATGAGCGAGGAAGAACCTCAAGAACAACAGGACGACGAAGATCTCCAGTACTTCGTCCGCATCGGGCAGACTGACCTCGATGGGACGAAGTCCGTCGAGCGCTCGCTCTCGGAGATGAACGGGATCGGTCGACGAACCGCCCGACTCATCGCCGACGAAGCGAGCGTCGACCGAACAGCGACGTTCGGTCGACTCGACGACGACGTCATCGACGAGGTCGTCGAGATCGTAGAGAACTACGCTGCTGAAGTACCGGACTGGCTCAACAACCGCCAGTCGGACTTTTACACCGGCGAGACGACTCACGAGATCGGAAACGATCTCCAGTTGACCCGGCAGCACGATATCAACCGGATGAAGATGATCGACTCCTACAAGGGCTCGCGCCACAAGCGCGGCCAGAAGGTCCGCGGCCAGCGTACCAAGTCCACCGGTCGTACGGAGGGCACCATCGGAGTCAACGTCGAAGAAATCCGCGAAGAACAGGCAGAGGAAGCTGCCGCCGAAGAGGAGGATGACGAATAATGCCCCTCGGAACCGATACCAAACAGTACGAGACACCGAATCACCCATATCAGGGTGAACGCATTGCCTCCGAGCACTCCCTGCTCGACCGCTACGGCCTCTCGAACAAAGAGGAACTCTGGCGAGCACAGTCCGAACTTCGCTCCTACCGGCGCGAGGCTCGAGAACTGCTCGGCCAGGCCCAGGACGACGAGACCGTCATCCGCCGCTCCGAGGAGTTCCTCGGTCGACTCAAACGCGTCGGCATTCTCGACGAAGCCGACGAACTCGGCGACGTCCTCTCCCTGGAAATCGAGGACGTCTTAGAGCGCCGTCTTCAGACGGTCGCCTACCGCAAGGGACTGGCAAACACGCCACAGCAGGCCCGACAGTTCATCGTCCACGGCCACGTCGTGGTCGGTGACCAGCGCCAGCGCATCCCATCGTACGTCGTCGATGTCGACGAGGAGGACCTCGTCGCGTTCGACGAAACGAGTCCACTCGCGGACGATCTCCACCCAGAACGAGCGGAGGGTCAATAACATGAGCCAAGACGACGACAAGTGGGGAATCGCCCACGTGCACGCATCGTTCAACAACACCGTCATGACCGTGACCGATCTTACGGGCGCGGAGACGATCGCTAAGTCCTCCGGCGGGACGGCGGTCAAACAGAACCGAGACGAAGCGTCGCCGTACGCGGCGATGCAGATGGCGGAATCCATCGCCGAGGAGGTCAAGGCCGCCGGTATCACTGGCCTGCACGTCAACGTGCGCGGTCCCGGTGGAAATCTGCAGAAATCCCCCGGCCCCGGTGCACAGGCGACGATCCGCGCACTCGCCCGCTCGGGCATCGAGATCGGACGCATCGAAGACGTCACGCCGATCCCACACGACGGATCGCGCGCACCAAAAGGAAAGGGCGGCTACTAGACCATGACTGAATCGTACGACGTCGAGTTCGTCGAACGCGAGGATCGTGACGCACGCTTCCTCGTCCGCGGTGTAACACCCGCATTCGCTAACGGGATCCGTCGCGCGATGCTCGCCGACGTCCCGACGATGGCGATCGACACCGTTCGGTTCGTCGAGAACTCGTCGGTCATGTTCGACGAGCAACTCGCGCTCCGACTCGGACTCGTTCCGCTGACGACCCCACCCGAGGGAGAGTTCGGCGAGGACGAGGCCGTCACGCTCTCGATCGACGTCGAAGGGCCGGAAACCGCGTATTCGGGCGACCTCGTGTCGAGCGACGACCTCGTCCAGCCTGCGGACGAGAACGTCCCGATCATCGACCTCAAGGACGGCCAACGTCTCGAGGCCGAGGCCGACGCCGTACTCGAGCGTGGCAAAGATCACGCGAAACACCAGGGTGGCGTCGCCGTCGGCTACCGACACCTCCAGCGTGTCGACGTTGGCGACGATATCCCCGAGTTCGAAGAGCAAGAACCACAGATCGTTCGCGGCGTCATCGAAGACGATGGCGAACTTATTCCGACGAGCGAATTTGATCACGACCTCTCCGAGCGCTATCCAGGAAAGGAAGTGACGGTCGAAGACGTGCCAAACGCCTTCGTCTTCCGCGTCGAGACTGACGGCTCGTTCTCCGTCGAGGAGATCGTTACGCGAGCCGCCGACTCGATCGAGGCGCGTGCGACCGAACTCGAAGACGCAGTACAGCTGTAGACATGATCCGACGCCCCAACACCTACGCGAACGAGACCGCTGCCGGCGCCGTGAGCGACGAGACCGGTACAGCCTCGTTCACTGGAATCGAAAGGGGTTTGAAGGGGCGACGGATAGACGGAAGTGCGAGCAGGGATAGCCAAGTCAGGCCAACGGCGCAGCGTTCAGGGCGCTGTCTCGTAGGAGTCCGCAGGTTCAAATCCTGCTCCCTGCATCCACTTCTATTCAGCCGATCACGAAGAAACTCCGGCGACGAGTCGACAGCCCGTCGACCACCGTCGGAGTTCGATCGGCAGCATATCGATTCCAACAGTACTCGAGACACGACCGATCGTGTCCTCGAGCCCGCAGTATTTGGAGGAAATCAATGAGTAGCAAAACCAATCCGAGGCTCAACGATCTCATCGCCGAGCTGAAGTCGACGTCCCGCGAAGCGGACGCCGACGTCTGGCGAGACGTTGCGGATCGACTCGAAAAGCCCCGTCGCACCCACGCTGAGGTGAACCTGGGCCGCATCGAGCGATACGCACGCGAAGAAGAGACTGTCGTCGTTCCCGGCAAAGTGCTGGGATCCGGCGCACTACAGAAGAATGTCACCGTGGCCGCCGTCAACTTCTCTTCGTCAGCAGAGACGAAGATCGATCAGGTCGGCGAGCCAGTACCGCTCGAGCAACTGCTCGAAGAGAACCCAGAAGGATCCGACGTGCGGGTGATTCGATGAGTATCGCAGAATTCGACGCGGACGTCGTCGTCAACGCACGTGACTGTATCCTCGGTCGCGTCGCCAGCGAAGTCGCACAGCGAGCGCTCGACGGCGAGCGCGTCGCAATCGTCAACGCAGAAGACGCCGTCATCACCGGGGACAAAGAGGACGTGTTCGGAACCTACCGAAAACGCCTCGAACTCGGTTCCGACCGTGGTCCCTACTACCCGAAGCGACCGGATACGATCTTCAAGCGCTCCGTTCGCGGAATGGTGCCACACAAGAAGCCACGCGGTCGCGAGGCGCTCGACAACGTTCGCGTCTACGTCGGCAACCCCTACGAAGACGACGATGACCGCGAGGCCGAAGTTCTCGAGGGCACGTCGTTGGACCGCCTGTCGAACATCCGCTTCGTCCACCTGGGCGAAGTCTCCGATCAACTCGGTGCTAACGTCACATGGTAACGAATACGAGTGGGAAGAAAAAGACCGCCGTCGCCCGCGCGACCGTCGACGAGGGCGAAGGTCGTGTCCGAATCAACTCCAAACCAGTCGAACTGGTCGAACCCGAAATGTCGCGGCTCAAGATGCTCGAGCCGTTTCGCATCGCTGGCGACGAACTTCGTAACGAGGTGGATATCGACGTTCACGTCGAAGGTGGCGGAATCAGCGGACAGGCAGACGCTGTCCGAACCGCTATCGCTCGCGGAATCGTCCAGCATACGAACGATGCAGAACTCCGCGATGCGTACATGGAGTTCGATCGCTCGCTGTTGGTCAACGACGTTCGCCAGTCCGAACCAAAGAAGTGGGGCGGCCCGGGCGCTCGGGCGCGCTACCAGAAGTCCTACCGCTAAGGTGATTCAAGTATGATGGTACCGGTCCGGTGTTTCACCTGTGGCACTGTCGTCGGCGAACACTGGGAGGAGTTCGACGAACGAGCGAACGAGGGCGACGAAGACCCACAGAAGGTCTTGGACGAACTCGGCGTCGAGCGCTACTGCTGTCGGCGCATGCTCGTGAGTCACACCGACCTCGTCGACGTGGTCTCCCCATACCAGTAACATGCAACAGGAACATCACAACCGCTACGAGAAGGCACGCATTCTCGGCGCACGAGCGCTGCAGGTGTCCTACGGCGCGCCGGTGTTGATCGAATCGGAGCAGACCCAACCGATCCTCATCGCCGCCGAAGAGTACGACGCTGACGCGTTGCCGTTTACCGTCAAGCGGGGGTACGATCGAAAATGACGCTCATCACCGACGTTCGGCTCCGACGGATCCTCGACTCGCGGGGGAACCCGACTGTCGAGGCTGACGTCGTCACCGAAAGCGGCGGATTCGGCCGTGCTGGCGCACCAAGTGGTGCCAGTACGGGCGAGTACGAGGCCGTCGAACGGCCGCCTGCGGAGGCGATTGCCGCGGCCCGTGAACACGCTGTGCCGCGACTCGTCGGTGAGGCGTACGCCGGGAACCAACGAGAAGTCGACACCATTCTACACGCTGCAGACGGAACGGACGACTTCTCGAAGATCGGTGCGAACAGTGCGGTCGCCATCTCGATGGCCGCCGCAAAAGCAGGTGCCGACGTGCTCGGCGCACCCTTATTCCAGCACCTCGGTGGTGCGTTTCGCGGCGAGAACTTCCCGATCCCGCTCGGAAACGTCGTCGGTGGTGGCGAACACGCCGCCGATGCGACCGACATTCAGGAGTTTTTGGTCGCACCAGTTGGCGCGCCCAGTATCGAAGACGCCGTCTTCGCGAACGCCGCCGTCCACGGGGTCGTCGCCGAATTGCTCGAGGAACGTGACGTTCCATCGGGCAAGGGCGACGAAGGTGCGTGGGCACCGTCGATCGACGACGAAGCGGCGTTCGAAATCGTCGACGAGGCGGTTTCGCAGGTCGAAGACGACGTCGGCTTCGAGATTCGATTCGGTCTCGACGTCGCGGCCGCCGAGATGTACGACGCCGACTCGGAAACCTACGAGTACGAGTCCGCGGGCATCAACCGCGACACCGACGAGCAGATCGAGTACATCGCCGACCTCGTCCGTGAATACGACCTCGTCTACGTCGAGGATCCACTCGACGAGAATGACTACGAGGCGTTCGCCGATCTCACCGACAGAGTCGGCGACCGGACGCTGATCTGTGGCGACGACCTCTTCGTCACCAACACCGATCGACTCACCGAGGGCATCGACCAAGGGGCTGGAAACAGCATCCTGATCAAGCCCAACCAGATCGGAACGCTTTCCGACGCCTTCGACGCGATCGAACTCGCGACGGAGCACGGATACGATTCGGTCGTCTCCCACCGTTCGGGCGAGACCGAGGACGCGACGATCGCACACCTCGCCGTCGCGACCGACGCACCCTTCATCAAGACGGGTGCCGTCGGCGGCGAGCGAACCGCTAAACTCAACGAGCTCATCAGAATCGCAGACGACGCGACATGACAGATAACGACGCAACCCAGGAAGGGCTCGACGCTGCCGAGTCGGAGATCGACGAGGAGCCAGCAGAAGGTGCTGGTCCCGCCGCCGACCCCGACGACGACGTCGAGCCAGCCGACGAACAGTCCACCGACGCCGAGGCCGACGCGGCCGACGCTTCGGAAGAACCAGTCACTGGCGAGGACGCCGACGACGCCGGTCCAACCCTCGACGACGACGTAATGTCCGACGAGGAAGCGGACCTCCTCATTCCCGTCGAGGACTACCTCGGTGCCGGTGTTCACATCGGGACCCAGCAAAAGACCGACGACATGGAGCGGTTCATCCACCGCGTCCGAACCGACGGTCTGTACGTGCTGGACGTCTCGAAGACCGACGGCCGTATCCGAACGGCCGCGGACTTCCTCGCGAACTACGACCCAGAACAGATTCTGGTCACCTCGAGTCGTCAGTACGGTCGCTTCCCAGCGGAGAAGTTCGCCGAAGCCGTGGGCGCTCGTGCCCGTACCGGTCGCTTCATCCCGGGAACGCTGACGAACCCCAAGTACGACGGTTACATCGAGCCTGATGTTCTCGTCGTCACGGACCCGATCGGTGACGCCCAGGCAGTCAAAGAGGCGATCACGGTCGGAATTCCAGTCATCGCGATGTGTGACTCGAACAACCAGGTCAGCAACGTCGACCTCGTCGTCCCGACGAACAACAAGGGTCGCAAGGCCCTTTCGGTCGTCTACTGGCTGCTCGCCAACGAAGTCCTCGACCGCCGCGGCGCAGAGCCGTCGTACTCGCTCGAGGACTTCGAGAGCATGGTCTAACCCGTTGTAATCGACGCTGTTCGTTTTCGACACTGTGTACTGCCATATTGGCGCTCATCGTTCCTAGCGAGTGCGAACAAAGGAATTACGTAGCGTCCGGGGCAACGACGAGTATGCTCGAGTCGCTGTTCGACTTCGAAACGGAGAAAATCCCGCTTCCAGTTGTGGCTGCGACAGCGGCACTGATCGCTATCTTCGCCGTTGGGATTCCAGTCCGACTGCTAGTCGGATTCGGGTAGGTTATCGGCCGATATCGTCGCTGATAAGCGAATTCACGCGTCAGCGAGACAGCGTTCGTAGACGCCACGGAGACGCGTCCCCATCTCGGCGGTCGTATACTCGGTCACTCGCCTTCTCCCATCTGAGGGCTCATCACGCTCGAGGACTGCTGCCAGTTCCTCGCGGAGTGAGTCCACGTCGTTTGCGATTGCAGAGTTTGACACGTCCTCGAGTACCTCCCGGGCAAAGCCGACGTCGCGCGAGACGACTGGCGTGTTGCAAGCGGCAGCCTCCTTGAGCGACATCGGGCCGCTTTCGAATCGTGAGGTGATCAACACGGCGTCAGCGGCATTGAGATAGGACGGCATCTCGTCGTAGGGCTCGTTGGCGACCGTTCGGAGGCTCACTTCGTGCTCGAGTTCGTCGACGACACGTCGTGCCAGTGGGTAATTCTTTTCTTCGCGCGACGGTGCGTAGGGAAAGAGGACGATCCGTTCGTCGGTGGGCCACTCAACGCGTTCACGCGCCTCGGCTCGAGGAATCGGTCGAAACTGAGTCGTATCGACGGGAAATGGGACGACGTGGCTCGGTTGGTCGACGCGATCTGCCATCGTGTTCGAGGGAACGACGATCCGATCGCTTCGAGCGGTGAACCGTTCGATGATCGACGCGAAGGGGTTGTCTCGATACTCGCCGCCCCAGAGGGTCGAAACGACCGGTAATTCGGTTCGTGGGAGCGACGCTGCGGCGACGGCGAAGGGGACGGTGAGGCCGTAATTCGCGTGAACGAGGTCGTACTCGCCCCTCGACTCGCGGAGTACCTGTGGCAGATACTGCACGTAGTCGAAGGGCGTTCGACGACTGACAGCGTCCTCACGAGCACGGTGCTCTCCGGGAACTGGAACGGTCGTCACCTCGATACCGGCGTGCTCGAGAGCGGTCATCTGTGTTTGATAGAAACTGCGCCAATCAGTCGTGGTGAGGCTGAGAACGTGCATATTCCTGATCAGTTTGGAATCGAGTCGTTGCGCTCGTCCCTCGTTGCCTCCGATGTCTGGGGTGTGAGACGGTCCGTCGTCGAAACGCCACGCTCGTGAAGTTGGGAAATTACGTACGCCGTAACGTCTGTCGTCTCCGACAGGAGCGTCTCACGTCGATCCGCCCAGGTCGCTGTAGCAGTCGGATCACGATCGATTCGTTCGATGACCTCGAGCGCCTCGGCTTCTCGACTCGTACGAAACGATCGAACGAGCCCTCGGTCTTCGAGTTCGCGGAATTTTCCCATTTCGTTCTGACCAGCAAATGGGCTGATCCGAACGGTTGGCGTGCCGAGAACGCCGGCCTCGAGCGTTGTCGTCGCGACTTCGCCGACGACGATGTCGGCGAACGCGAGTAAGTGATGAAACGACTCCGGTGGAACGGGAAGAGGTTCACCGCCCATCGGAACCTCATCGTCACCCTCGACGGAGACGTACACGTCGCCGTTCGCTGCAAGCATGTCGGTGATCTCCTGTCGGCATTCGGGCGAGATACCGTTCTTTCCGACGTCGTGATTCCCCTTCCACGCACCGAATCGGAGCACGGCGTATCGGTCGTCGGGGTCGACACCGTGTCGTCTGAGAATCGACTCGTTCGGCTCGAATCGACTCGGGTGGAGATACGCAAGTTC includes:
- a CDS encoding DUF354 domain-containing protein; amino-acid sequence: MDIIITIQHAANVHFFKHVICELEAVGHDVHVFAREKGVTTRLLDAYRIEYELLCGEPDGWFGLGLTQVRYEYRLLQRAREIEPAVIVSSHGIAATHVATLVGARSHVYIDTETAINGGNRLTTPFADTIYTPESFREGYSGDHVTYPGFHELAYLHPSRFEPNESILRRHGVDPDDRYAVLRFGAWKGNHDVGKNGISPECRQEITDMLAANGDVYVSVEGDDEVPMGGEPLPVPPESFHHLLAFADIVVGEVATTTLEAGVLGTPTVRISPFAGQNEMGKFRELEDRGLVRSFRTSREAEALEVIERIDRDPTATATWADRRETLLSETTDVTAYVISQLHERGVSTTDRLTPQTSEATRDERNDSIPN